The following coding sequences are from one Hymenobacter sp. DG25A window:
- the trmD gene encoding tRNA (guanosine(37)-N1)-methyltransferase TrmD gives MRIDIVTCQPELLESPFAYSIVKRAKEKGLAEIYVHQLRDFAINKHGQIDDYVFGGGAGMVLRVEPIAACLDGLLAQRSYDAVIYMTPDGETLRQPLVNRFSLTENLLILCGHYKGVDERIRQEYITHEISVGDYVLSGGELGAAILVDAVVRLLPGVLGNEESALSDSFQDNLLAPPIYTRPAEWRGHVVPEILLSGNTPKIEEWRHEQAVERTRLRRPDLLPEEPAASEKPASKPARRGASKKA, from the coding sequence ATGCGCATCGACATTGTCACCTGTCAGCCGGAATTGCTGGAAAGCCCCTTTGCCTATTCCATTGTGAAGCGGGCCAAGGAAAAAGGGCTGGCCGAAATCTATGTGCACCAGTTGCGGGATTTCGCCATCAACAAGCACGGGCAGATTGATGATTACGTGTTTGGTGGCGGTGCCGGCATGGTGTTGCGGGTAGAGCCCATTGCGGCCTGCCTGGACGGTTTGCTGGCCCAGCGCTCCTACGATGCCGTGATTTATATGACGCCCGACGGGGAAACCCTGCGCCAGCCGCTGGTGAATCGCTTTTCCCTGACTGAAAACCTGCTGATTCTCTGCGGGCACTACAAAGGCGTGGATGAGCGCATCCGTCAGGAATATATCACCCACGAAATCAGTGTGGGCGACTATGTCCTGAGCGGGGGCGAGTTGGGCGCCGCTATTCTGGTAGATGCCGTGGTGCGGCTGCTGCCCGGTGTGCTGGGCAATGAAGAGTCAGCTTTGAGTGATTCTTTCCAGGACAACCTGCTGGCGCCGCCTATTTATACCCGGCCCGCCGAATGGCGCGGCCACGTGGTACCGGAGATTCTGCTTTCCGGCAACACGCCAAAAATTGAAGAGTGGCGGCACGAGCAAGCCGTAGAACGCACCCGTTTGCGCCGCCCCGACCTGCTTCCGGAGGAGCCTGCTGCCTCCGAAAAACCCGCTTCTAAGCCTGCACGCCGCGGTGCCAGTAAAAAAGCCTAA
- the rimM gene encoding ribosome maturation factor RimM (Essential for efficient processing of 16S rRNA), which produces MKPEECYLLGSVVKPHGLKGFVVAFMDVDDLDDYRKLKTVYLEMPAAPGKLTAYAVEKVQPQTEDRALLKLKGIDRIEEAEPLRNGQLYCPLADLPELDEDQFYFHDVIGYTVIDEKLGELGTVEAFYELPQQDVMGMRYKGQEVLIPVVDELVSHADEETRQLHVTLPEGLLDVYMTPASRERDEPDEVAEP; this is translated from the coding sequence ATGAAGCCTGAAGAGTGTTACCTGCTGGGTTCCGTTGTAAAGCCCCACGGCCTGAAAGGGTTTGTAGTGGCCTTTATGGATGTGGATGACCTGGACGACTACCGCAAGCTGAAAACGGTGTACCTGGAAATGCCGGCTGCCCCCGGCAAGCTCACGGCCTACGCTGTAGAAAAGGTGCAGCCCCAGACCGAGGACCGCGCCCTGCTCAAGCTGAAAGGCATTGACCGCATAGAGGAAGCCGAGCCCCTGCGCAACGGGCAACTCTACTGCCCCCTCGCCGACCTGCCCGAGCTGGACGAAGACCAGTTCTACTTTCACGATGTCATTGGCTACACCGTCATCGATGAAAAGCTGGGTGAGCTGGGCACTGTGGAGGCGTTCTATGAGCTGCCGCAGCAGGATGTGATGGGCATGCGCTACAAAGGCCAGGAAGTGTTGATTCCGGTGGTAGACGAGCTGGTGTCGCACGCCGATGAGGAAACGCGCCAGCTGCACGTTACGCTGCCCGAGGGCCTGCTGGATGTGTACATGACCCCGGCTTCCCGCGAGCGGGACGAGCCCGACGAGGTGGCAGAGCCCTAG
- a CDS encoding 30S ribosomal protein S16, with product MAVKIRLARRGRKKAAQYDIVVADSRSPRDGRFIEKIGTYNPQTNPATINFDGDKAFDWVMKGAQPTDTVRAMLSYRGVLYRKHLQLGVIKGAISQDTADQRFSEWKEQKDAKIEGKRTSLGTAKDEKRKEQLAAETKVKEARAEAQRAKQAAALAAAAPAAEAEAPEAEAAAETTEEAGA from the coding sequence ATGGCAGTTAAAATCCGCCTCGCCCGCCGCGGCCGCAAAAAGGCCGCTCAGTACGACATCGTTGTTGCCGACTCCCGTTCGCCCCGCGACGGTCGCTTCATCGAGAAAATCGGTACCTACAACCCCCAGACCAACCCCGCTACCATCAACTTCGATGGTGACAAGGCATTTGACTGGGTGATGAAAGGTGCTCAGCCGACCGATACGGTTCGTGCTATGCTCTCTTACCGTGGTGTGCTGTATCGCAAGCACCTGCAGCTTGGCGTAATTAAAGGCGCCATCTCGCAGGACACTGCCGACCAGCGCTTCAGCGAGTGGAAAGAGCAGAAAGACGCCAAAATCGAAGGCAAGCGTACCTCACTGGGCACTGCCAAAGATGAGAAGCGCAAAGAGCAGCTTGCTGCTGAAACCAAGGTGAAAGAAGCCCGTGCCGAAGCACAGCGCGCCAAGCAGGCTGCTGCTCTGGCTGCCGCCGCTCCGGCTGCTGAAGCCGAAGCCCCTGAGGCAGAAGCTGCGGCTGAAACCACCGAGGAAGCCGGCGCTTAA
- a CDS encoding acyl-CoA desaturase gives MPILIFFVAHYYLSLFTQTFYLHRYAAHKMFTMNKFWEKFFFLFTYICQGSSFLSPRAYALLHRMHHAYSDTELDPHSPLFSSNAFSMMWKTKNIYNAVLNRSYAEAERFEGDYPEWSLIENIGDKWYSRLAWGTLYVLFYVQFATAWWQYLLLPIHFLMGPIHGAIVNWGGHKYGYQNFDNHDHSKNTLALDFLAFGELFQNNHHKLPMRVNFGVKWWEFDPTYMFIWTMDKMRIIKVKRKWQEAIPMAA, from the coding sequence ATGCCAATTCTTATCTTCTTCGTTGCCCACTATTACCTTTCACTGTTCACGCAGACGTTCTACCTGCACCGGTACGCGGCGCACAAGATGTTTACGATGAATAAGTTCTGGGAGAAATTCTTCTTCCTGTTCACCTACATCTGTCAGGGCTCCTCGTTCCTCTCGCCGCGGGCGTATGCTTTGCTGCACCGCATGCACCACGCATACTCTGACACCGAGCTGGACCCCCACTCCCCCCTGTTCTCTTCCAATGCCTTCAGCATGATGTGGAAGACCAAGAACATTTACAACGCCGTGCTGAACCGCAGTTATGCTGAAGCCGAGCGTTTTGAGGGCGACTATCCGGAATGGAGCCTGATTGAGAACATCGGCGACAAGTGGTATTCCCGCCTAGCCTGGGGCACGCTCTACGTGCTGTTTTATGTGCAGTTTGCTACCGCCTGGTGGCAGTATCTACTGCTGCCCATCCACTTCCTGATGGGCCCTATCCACGGCGCTATCGTGAACTGGGGCGGCCACAAATACGGCTACCAGAACTTCGATAACCACGACCACAGCAAGAACACGCTGGCCCTGGACTTCCTGGCCTTCGGCGAGCTGTTCCAGAACAATCACCACAAGCTACCCATGCGCGTCAACTTCGGCGTGAAGTGGTGGGAGTTTGACCCCACGTATATGTTCATCTGGACGATGGATAAGATGCGCATCATCAAAGTGAAGCGCAAATGGCAGGAAGCTATACCTATGGCTGCTTAG
- a CDS encoding RluA family pseudouridine synthase, translated as MNRPNLWSERKEILFEDNHLLIINKPAGLLVQGDATGDEPLSAKAEEYLRFKYKKPGAAFVGVAHRLDRPVSGVVALAKTSKALSRLNEMFRDNKVHKTYWALVGKCPQPPKGHLTHWLVKDPIRNTTKAYTERHAQGLKSELDYEVLGQAGNRFLVQVNPITGRPHQIRVQLATGLSTPIVGDVKYGFLAPLPDVSIALHARRLEFQHPVTKEEMCFNAPLPDIAHWEAAQPFYQ; from the coding sequence CTGCTCATCATTAATAAACCGGCCGGCCTGCTTGTGCAGGGCGATGCTACCGGCGATGAGCCCCTCTCAGCCAAGGCGGAGGAATATCTGCGTTTTAAATACAAGAAGCCCGGCGCGGCCTTTGTAGGCGTAGCGCACCGGCTGGACAGGCCGGTGAGCGGCGTAGTGGCGCTGGCCAAAACCAGCAAAGCCCTCAGCCGCCTGAACGAAATGTTCCGGGACAATAAGGTGCATAAAACCTATTGGGCGCTGGTGGGCAAATGCCCGCAGCCGCCCAAGGGCCACCTCACCCACTGGCTGGTGAAAGACCCCATCCGCAACACCACCAAAGCCTACACCGAGCGCCACGCCCAGGGCTTGAAATCGGAGCTGGACTATGAGGTACTGGGCCAGGCCGGAAACCGCTTTCTGGTGCAGGTAAACCCCATTACGGGCCGGCCGCACCAGATTCGGGTGCAACTGGCCACCGGGCTGAGCACGCCTATTGTGGGTGATGTGAAGTACGGCTTTCTGGCGCCCCTACCCGATGTGAGTATTGCGCTGCACGCGCGCCGGCTGGAGTTTCAGCACCCGGTTACCAAGGAGGAAATGTGTTTCAATGCCCCCCTGCCGGACATTGCACATTGGGAAGCTGCCCAACCTTTTTATCAATAA